AGTGTAGGGACCATGTGCTTTAAAGGGTCTGCCACCTTGTGACCTTAATCGAAAACTTAAACATGACATTGACACCTCACGCCAAGAAGCAGGCAGATACTGCCCCTACAAGTTACACACACAGCACAGGCTCCCTTGTGCGTTGTCTCGTATCATCTTGTGTAAATCGAAACTTCTTGACATTTACGCTGCTGTGCCCGCGCAGTTCATACTCAAATGCTCTAATCTTGGAACAGTTTGAAGCCAAATTAGAAACTTTTTAGCTTCCAGCTAAATAAGAACCAATTATGTAAACAGATGAAGGACCAgtgacaatgtaatattatgttATGATGAGATAACATAGGGCTGATCTGATATATTTCTTTTCAGAGCCCCGATCCCGAGTGACATCACAATCTGCTATTACCTGAGCATAGCTTACGCTTCGACCCTGGGAGGCTGCGGTACTCTGGTCGGCACAGCTACCAACTCTGCCTTCAAAGGGATATTCGATAGGTAAGATTTTATACAGTAGTTTATGGGTCTCAAAACGTCTCCGCACGCCAAAAGTAAGGTCTTGAGGACCGTAGCTTGTAGGCTCCTACAATAGTCGACTGTTACTTTGATTCAGGATAACATTGTTCAACGATTTTAATCTCACGTATGGAACAAGATATGCTTAAGGTGCATCCACACCTCCACACCGCAGTTAACTTTTGTGAAGCAACACGGTAACATTAGGTTAGTTGTTACCAAGTATAAGAGATAGGTATCTGTATAAGATTGTTCCCAGATATGTATTACTAGCGAGTAGCGACCCACCCCGACTTCGCAcgagttacacaaaaccttaccaaattatacacctaaaccttcctcaagaatcactctatcgatggGTGAAAACCGcacgaaaatccgttcagtagtttttgagtttgtcgcgaacatacagacagacacacgcggcggggggactttgttttttaaggtgtagtgataatctGATAATATTAGAGTGAGGAATGTGACGGTTTAATGTGACACCAAGACGAACATGatttattttgtgtaaaaacagATGTTATaattccgtacacggcgggaagaagttgataactcgagatattttattgaagaaatttaaactttaaatctaattacataaagttcaaatttcttccaTTTTTTCCCGACATTTCGCCGTGTACGGAATTATATTGTATGTTTCTCTTTCAGTGAGTTCCCTGAGATCCACCATGCAGTGAACTTCTTCTACTTCATGGCGTACAGCACGCCGCCCATGATACTGATGCAGTTCTTAGTCTGGGTCTCCCTGCAGGTCACCTTCATGGGCATGTTCAGGTCAGTACCACCATCAACCCCCACGCTGCCacgcttaagaagccatttgagggtagattttgtttactcttttttaaatgcCTAAAGATACAGGCGATAAGTATGTAAAGTGTTTAAAACATTAAAAGAGTTTTTGAAATAACTTTTGACACCATATGATAATGTTCCAGGCCAAACAGCGAAGCCGCCAAGAAGGTGCAGCTGGCCTCGGGCTCCAAAACCACCATGAAGGTCATCAACGAGAAATACAAGAGCCTCGGACCCGCCACCTTCCACGAAAAGGTACATACGCCTATctttgggtgaatcaacttttagaaCACTTGATTTCGTGTCCCTAGAGTCCCTAGCAAAAAAAAGAAAGATTTCTCAAAAATCAtgttgatttttttacttttcacaGCGGCATGATTAGATCCATAAGTATTGAATGAACACATCAAAACTTGATCAGATAGAAGTTACATTATGTACGGTAACGCAGGAGAAAAAAAGTTTACTCCCATACAAAAATCAGGGACACATAGGGAGCATATTTTTTTCTCCTACGTTAACatacaaaatgtaatttttatctGTTCAAGTTTAATATGTTAATTCAATACTTATGGTTCTAATCATGCCcttgtaaacaaaaaaagtaGAAAAATCATAATAGGGAGTAATACTGCAATGCTCTGCCGCCAGAGGCAGTACTAGCACAAaccgtaaaccatagagtaacttatatacCTATCTACACTTCGCctaaaaacagttttttgacaagttttcacagattatttgtTACGAATAAAAATATGACATAGATAAATCATGTCGGTTTGAAAGTTTGtgctagtggcgccccctacccagagttttgcgtaatccCTTTTCAGtataaaaactacaaatttGCCTTAGATTTCTCTTAACAGTGTGTGAAATGAAGTAATGTTGATCTCAGGTCTCAGGCGGTCTGTTCATCCTGGCAGTGTTTATGTACATCTTCAGGAAGCCCGGCTTCATGCCTGGGTGGGCCGACCTGCTTACCACCATGTAAGtattatcacagaataaatattagtactaggcacagaagactcactctctaacaaaacgcgtctgttacgatcaggacagatatggccgctaggtggcgacagcgacgcgcggcttatggctagccaccaaaattggtgtggaacggatgtacttttagctacctgtagcaaagcgacgaaatcgcggagtgagccacgcctggtattaTGTTAAACATAATACTACTACACTAGACTGCTTTTCAGAATTAGGAGGAGTAAACGGGGTTCGGATCCCGGTGAGGTTATCCCTGAGTCTGTCTCGCTTTCCAGGTTATAATATACCAAGCCAAGTATGTaaattttgacatttttggGTAAAGAATGAAGGAATTCAAATACTTGTGTATTTGAATTCCTTCATTCCAATGGTCCAAAGATACAAAATGGTCACAAATTATTGTAAATGTTAAATATACGTAGAATATGTGTTCATAGgtttttattactatagagACGATATATCAAACAATGTAATTGTCGCACGCacctgtaccacgcgaccaaaacgtcgtaagcgctgCAAAATTCATGGCGTTTACGCGTTTAtgtcgcgagattcacgctccgcttctatggtttgatGCCAAAACGGCAGCAACTCATAGctcaaaatactggttctctgtgccggttCTACCGCCGGTGCCGGtacgttagtaataatagtttAATGTGTGTGTTACAGGAAAGTGAAAGACGGTGTGACGTCCATGTTCATCGTGGTCCTCATGTTCATCCTGCCCATGTCTATGGACTTCCTCAAGTTCTTCTCCTCCTCCGCGTCATGTAAGTCACGTGTACAGTCAGATATTAAATAGATATTTACACCCCAAGTCACCCAAGTGCCCAAATATgtggtatatatatattttaattttataaaaaactataCCGATTATGCAGAGGCGggggtggggggagggggggactGTACCTTTTGCTCGGCAGCTGTATATGGATCCCTATCCTGGGGTTAAGCAAAGGTACCGAAATTATTAGGTATCGACATTATTATGGATTATTACTCCGTGAATAATATACCCTAACTGTATACCTCACTTCTATGATACGAGTATATACCATAACATCTATGATATATACCATACCCCGTGTccaatattaataacaaattttatattattattattattttcagacGAGGAGCTGGCCAAGTCCAAGCCGTCCCCCGGCGTGGTGACGTGGAACATCCTTAAGGAGAAGATCCCATGGGGTCTCCTGTTCTTGCTGGGTAACATACTTTCTCATAATCAAACTCAAATAACTGCTAAAACTGATTCAAAATTGACTGTGACACCTATATAAAAAATAGAACAAGCAAGAGTCTTAGGGTGGTactccatctgtccaatatatttgtccaatgtcattgcgtttcactctctcattaagcaaaatgtgagacaaagtaCACATTGtataaagaaattggacaggtggaataccaacctttAGTGAAAACCTCTGTTAAATTGTTAGCTACTAGTCATCTCTACTTAGATCATCTATActtctatacatatacatattaggtGACACCGCAACAAGAAGAAACTTaacctgttttgatattttttattatcctATAGTCAACTATAGTGGGTTATTGAATCCTCAGAGGGTCAAAACGGTTttaatatgtacttactttTTGCCCCCCAGGTGGCGGTTTCGCCCTCGCGGAAGGCAGCAAGGCGACCGGGCTGTCGGCCATGATCGGAAGCTCGCTGAGCGGGCTGCAGGGCCTGCCGCCGTACGTGGTGCTGCTGGTCGTGGTGCTGGTCACGCAGTTCATCACGGAGTTCACCAGCAACGTCGCCATCGCCAACCTCATCCTACCGGTGCTGGCCAATATGGTGAGTCGGGAAGGCCTCGCCATTGTGGTGCTAATAAGTCGCCATTGTGGTTCCAATACGTTGCCATTGTAGCGCCAATAAGTTGCAATTGTgacgccaatatgtcgccgttgcAGCGCTAATAAGTAGCCATTGTAGCTTCAATAAGTTGCCATTGCCTCGCCAGATAGTCGCAATTGTAACGCCATTAAGTTGCCATTGGACTCCTATAAATAATCATGGTGGCTCCAATAAGTCGCCATTGCGGCGCCAATAAGTCTCCATTTTATTGTCAATAAGTCGCCATGGAGACTTCAATAAGTCGCCATTGTGGCTCTAATAAGTCGCCATTGATTGTGATCTCAATAAAACTCATTATAAAGACCGatacacatataaaaatgtTAATCACAGTTCTAGAGTCATAGatcaaagtgagggagtgtcattttaaacgtcacattttcatagaagtttaacaTTAATGATGTCATTGCTACAATTTGTCACTGCAAATGGCaagcagagttagcttggtccgactctaatatgtatatatttttttaatttatttagaaaacattaaatattgtttattttcgTTACAGGCACGCACATTGAAGATGGACCCTCGCTACCTCATGATCCCAGCCACTCTAGCTTGCTCCATGGCCTTCCACATGCCCGTCGGGACCCCACCCAACGCCATCGTCGCCGGTGTCGCGCACATACCCACTTCTAAGATGGTAAGCTTCTAATACTTCCTGCCAGTGGTAGGGTAATGCGCCAGTAACTAGCCATcccaaaccaaaaatgaattctattcacctatacaaagaattcattttagtataagttttcaataactggccacccttcaataactagccaccttagactaaaatgaattctgtttgtaggtgaatagaattcaatttagtttagggtggcctgTTATTCaacagtggccagttattgacaaATTACGAAGAGAAAAACCGTACTGTCATCTTAAAGGTCGGCACctacccctctg
The window above is part of the Cydia splendana chromosome 19, ilCydSple1.2, whole genome shotgun sequence genome. Proteins encoded here:
- the LOC134799930 gene encoding protein I'm not dead yet, encoding MSNGNAGDTTNHVENGINDEIRGTTYFFSRPRSSATLKQRIQLFLSIYWKSLLIVLTPILLLPIPIRNNEPAFKCMYVVLIMATYWVLELLPLPVTSMLPIVLFPTMGILDSDKTCAAYMKETNMMFMGGLMIAAGVQHSKLPRRVALWTVQVVGCSHRRLNFGLTFVTMFISMWVSNAAATTMMVPIVEAILEVLESQGLGDVYVNRKRPENGKEVKAKDEKTDEEAPIPSDITICYYLSIAYASTLGGCGTLVGTATNSAFKGIFDSEFPEIHHAVNFFYFMAYSTPPMILMQFLVWVSLQVTFMGMFRPNSEAAKKVQLASGSKTTMKVINEKYKSLGPATFHEKVSGGLFILAVFMYIFRKPGFMPGWADLLTTMKVKDGVTSMFIVVLMFILPMSMDFLKFFSSSASYEELAKSKPSPGVVTWNILKEKIPWGLLFLLGGGFALAEGSKATGLSAMIGSSLSGLQGLPPYVVLLVVVLVTQFITEFTSNVAIANLILPVLANMARTLKMDPRYLMIPATLACSMAFHMPVGTPPNAIVAGVAHIPTSKMAIGGIGPKIITTLVVWGSYPLYGDTLIFKREDIEALHLFDDTPQPLATTKTPGLQLSCNNTTTNDILNGTNRFGCSLAHTNTALKGLINCEYVAKR